In Palaemon carinicauda isolate YSFRI2023 chromosome 28, ASM3689809v2, whole genome shotgun sequence, a single genomic region encodes these proteins:
- the LOC137621849 gene encoding fap1 adhesin-like, producing MERAFETGIKSGIESAIEFGIRFGIECDIESAIESAIECGIESAIECGIESAIECGIESAIECGIESSIEFGIESAIECGIESAIECGIESAIECDIESAIECGIESAIESAIECGIESTIECGIESAIECDIENAIESAIECGIESAIECGIESAIECGIESAIEYGIESAIECDIESAIESAIECGIESAIEWGIESAIECDIESAIESAIECGIESAIECGIESAIECGIESAIECDIESSIECDIESAIESAIECGIESSIECGIESAIECDIESAIECGIESAIESAIECGIESTIECGIESAIECDIESAIESAIECGIESAIECGIESAIECGIESAIECGIESAIECDIESSIEFGIESAIESAIECGIESAIECGIESAIECGIESAIECGIESAIECGIESAIESAIECGIESTIECGIESAIECDIESSIEFGIECGTESGNERVIESAIACGIECALECAIGSVIESAIEIAIESAIEGALKVLLKLPLKVSLKVPLKVSLKVPLKVPF from the coding sequence ATGGAAAGGGCCTTTGAAACTGGCATCAAAAGTGGCATTGAAAGTGCCATTGAATTTGGCATTAGATTTGGCATTGAATGTGACATTGAAAGTGCCATCGAAAGTGCCATTGAATGTGGCATTGAAAGTGCCATTGAATGTGGCATTGAAAGTGCCATTGAATGTGGCATTGAAAGTGCCATTGAATGTGGCATTGAAAGTTCCATTGAATTTGGCATTGAAAGTGCCATTGAATGTGGCATTGAAAGTGCCATTGAATGTGGCATTGAAAGTGCCATTGAATGTGACATTGAAAGTGCCATTGAATGTGGCATTGAAAGTGCCATCGAAAGTGCCATTGAATGTGGCATTGAAAGTACCATTGAATGTGGCATTGAAAGTGCCATTGAATGTGACATTGAAAATGCCATCGAAAGTGCCATTGAATGTGGCATTGAAAGTGCCATTGAATGTGGCATTGAAAGTGCCATTGAATGTGGCATTGAAAGTGCCATTGAATATGGCATTGAAAGTGCCATTGAATGTGACATTGAAAGTGCCATCGAAAGTGCCATTGAATGTGGCATTGAAAGTGCCATTGAATGGGGCATTGAAAGTGCCATTGAATGTGACATTGAAAGTGCCATCGAAAGTGCCATTGAATGTGGCATTGAAAGTGCCATTGAATGTGGCATTGAAAGTGCCATTGAATGTGGCATTGAAAGTGCCATTGAATGTGACATTGAAAGTTCCATTGAATGTGACATTGAAAGTGCCATCGAAAGTGCCATTGAATGTGGCATTGAAAGTTCCATTGAATGTGGCATTGAAAGTGCCATTGAATGTGACATTGAAAGTGCCATTGAATGTGGCATTGAAAGTGCCATCGAAAGTGCCATTGAATGTGGCATTGAAAGTACCATTGAATGTGGCATTGAAAGTGCCATTGAATGTGACATTGAAAGTGCCATCGAAAGTGCCATTGAATGTGGCATTGAAAGTGCCATTGAATGTGGCATTGAAAGTGCCATTGAATGTGGCATTGAAAGTGCCATTGAATGTGGCATTGAAAGTGCCATTGAATGTGACATTGAAAGTTCCATTGAATTTGGCATTGAAAGTGCCATCGAAAGTGCCATTGAATGTGGCATTGAAAGTGCCATTGAATGTGGCATTGAAAGTGCCATTGAATGTGGCATTGAAAGTGCCATTGAATGTGGCATTGAAAGTGCCATTGAATGTGGCATTGAAAGTGCCATCGAAAGTGCCATTGAATGTGGCATTGAAAGTACCATTGAATGTGGCATTGAAAGTGCCATTGAATGTGACATTGAAAGTTCCATTGAATTTGGCATTGAATGTGGCACTGAAAGTGGCAATGAAAGGGTCATTGAAAGTGCCATTGCATGCGGCATTGAATGTGCCCTTGAATGTGCCATTGGAAGTGTCATTGAAAGTGCCATTGAAATTGCCATTGAAAGTGCCATTGAAGGTGCATTGAAAGTGTTATTGAAATTGCCATTGAAAGTGTCATTGAAGGTGCCATTGAAAGTGTCATTGAAGGTGCCATTGAAAGTGCCATTTTAA